Proteins from a genomic interval of Liolophura sinensis isolate JHLJ2023 chromosome 3, CUHK_Ljap_v2, whole genome shotgun sequence:
- the LOC135463784 gene encoding heme-binding protein 2-like isoform X1, producing the protein MLRTSAPRTLSKLSKTSITVAATKMNFLKTAGTVVKSTFTSSGLEKPEYEVVAKHDGYEERHYAASKWVSTKSKGMKLEDASRKSFFKLFDYIQGKNAKEQKIDMTAPVATLIEPGAGPNCESTFTMSFFVPPSNSTDTPEPTNPDLFLQTWPAQTFFVRQFGGFTSDEKWLEHAKSLGECLTGKEKFHEQFYYTAGYDSPFKLFGRTNEVWFLKKEEEQAKE; encoded by the exons ATGCTGAGGACGTCTGCACCGAGGACACTTTCAAAGCTTTCGAAGACCAGCATAACTG TTGCGGCAACGAAAATGAATTTCCTGAAGACAGCTGGTACTGTGGTCAAGTCTACATTCACATCATCTGGCCTGGAGAAACCAGAATACGAGGTTGTAGCAAAGCATGAT gGCTATGAGGAAAGGCATTATGCAGCCAGCAAATGGGTCAGTACCAAAAGCAAAGGCATGAAATTAGAAGATGCCTCTAGGAAGTCATTTTTCAAACTATTTGATTACATTCagggtaaaaatgcaaaag agCAAAAAATTGACATGACTGCGCCTGTTGCCACGTTGATAGAGCCAGGCGCCGGTCCAAACTGTGAGAGCACGTTTACAATGTCATTCTTCGTTCCACCGTCCAACAGCACAGACACGCCTGAACCTACGAACCCTGACCTTTTTCTGCAGACCTGGCCTGCTCAGACATTCTTTGTCAG ACAATTTGGTGGGTTCACAAGTGATGAAAAATGGTTGGAGCATGCGAAGTCTCTCGGGGAATGTCTGACTGGCAAGGAAAAATTCCATGAACAATTCTACTACACGGCCGGTTACGACAGTCCGTTCAAACTGTTTGGCAGGACAAACGAGGTTTGGTTTCTAAAGAAGGAAGAAGAACAAGCTAAAGAATAG
- the LOC135463784 gene encoding heme-binding protein 2-like isoform X2, protein MNFLKTAGTVVKSTFTSSGLEKPEYEVVAKHDGYEERHYAASKWVSTKSKGMKLEDASRKSFFKLFDYIQGKNAKEQKIDMTAPVATLIEPGAGPNCESTFTMSFFVPPSNSTDTPEPTNPDLFLQTWPAQTFFVRQFGGFTSDEKWLEHAKSLGECLTGKEKFHEQFYYTAGYDSPFKLFGRTNEVWFLKKEEEQAKE, encoded by the exons ATGAATTTCCTGAAGACAGCTGGTACTGTGGTCAAGTCTACATTCACATCATCTGGCCTGGAGAAACCAGAATACGAGGTTGTAGCAAAGCATGAT gGCTATGAGGAAAGGCATTATGCAGCCAGCAAATGGGTCAGTACCAAAAGCAAAGGCATGAAATTAGAAGATGCCTCTAGGAAGTCATTTTTCAAACTATTTGATTACATTCagggtaaaaatgcaaaag agCAAAAAATTGACATGACTGCGCCTGTTGCCACGTTGATAGAGCCAGGCGCCGGTCCAAACTGTGAGAGCACGTTTACAATGTCATTCTTCGTTCCACCGTCCAACAGCACAGACACGCCTGAACCTACGAACCCTGACCTTTTTCTGCAGACCTGGCCTGCTCAGACATTCTTTGTCAG ACAATTTGGTGGGTTCACAAGTGATGAAAAATGGTTGGAGCATGCGAAGTCTCTCGGGGAATGTCTGACTGGCAAGGAAAAATTCCATGAACAATTCTACTACACGGCCGGTTACGACAGTCCGTTCAAACTGTTTGGCAGGACAAACGAGGTTTGGTTTCTAAAGAAGGAAGAAGAACAAGCTAAAGAATAG
- the LOC135463889 gene encoding epidermal retinol dehydrogenase 2-like, whose product MAEIVHERSLATQLFQLVRVLFLTVFYIIEGVILALIPKSLRQRKSVNNEIVLVTGAGSGIGRLLSIKFARLGCRLVLWDINESGNQETADEVKKYGARVYAYTVDLSKRDEVYKTAEQVKKDVGDVDILVNNAGIVTGKKYLQCPDNLIIKTMEVNAMAHFWTVKAFLPKMLEKNHGHIVSIASAAGLVGVTGLADYCASKFAAVGFDESLRYELDAMKKNGIHTTVVCPYYINTGMFTGVKCKLIPLLEPEYVVTTIMDGILMNQSTVYIPRTNYLFILLKHMLPTKASMLVADVLGMNSAMDEFVGREKVE is encoded by the exons ATGGCGGAAATTGTCCACGAACGTTCATTAGCAACTCAGTTATTTCAGCTCGTGCGTGTCCTTTTCCTTACAGTTTTTTACATTATCGAGGGGGTAATACTGGCTCTTATTCCCAAGTCTCTCAGACAAAGGAAGTCTGTCAATAATGAAATCGTGTTGGTGACAGGCGCAG GCAGTGGTATTGGCAGACTACTGTCGATAAAATTTGCACGGCTGGGTTGCCGTCTGGTTCTCTGGGATATCAACGAATCTGGAAATCAAGAAACTGCGGACGAGGTTAAGAAATATGGTGCCCGCGTCTATGCTTACACAGTTGATCTGAGTAAGAGAGATGAAGTTTATAAGACGGCTGAACAG GTAAAGAAGGATGTGGGAGATGTGGACATACTGGTGAACAATGCTGGTATTGTGACTGGGAAGAAGTATCTTCAATGTCCAGATAATCTTATAATCAAAACAATGGAGGTGAACGCCATGGCACATTTCTGG ACAGTCAAAGCTTTCCTGCCTAAAATGTTGGAGAAAAATCATGGCCACATTGTCAGCATTGCCAGTGCTGCCGGGCTGGTTGGAGTGACAGGCCTTGCTGATTACTGCGCCAGTAAGTTTGCCGCTGTTGGCTTCGACGAATCGCTGCGCTATGAACTGGACGccatgaaaaaaaatggaatccATACAACAGTTGTCTGCCCCTACTACATCAATACGGGAATGTTCACAGGGGTGAAGTGCAAGCTAATCCCGTTGTTGGAGCCAGAGTACGTTGTGACTACGATCATGGACGGCATCTTGATGAACCAAAGCACAGTGTACATTCCACGAACGAACTACTTGTTCATTCTCTTGAAGCA TATGTTGCCTACCAAGGCCTCTATGCTAGTAGCAGATGTACTGGGTATGAATTCAGCCATGGACGAATTTGTGGGGAGAGAGAAAGTGGAGTGA